One Pseudoalteromonas sp. UG3-2 DNA window includes the following coding sequences:
- a CDS encoding MlaA family lipoprotein: protein MIKAVLTGLLALSVVGCAQVPEEKQDPRDPLQSFNRPIYDFNMEVLDEYLLRPVTEGYIAVTPAPVRSGVVNFTTNIAAPTDAVNAALQGKADDTAINVARFLVNSTVGILGIFDVAKTLGLEHQDEDFGQTLGVWGVGDGAYLMVPGMGPSTVRNVTGDVVDNVVLPEIALTTPQTILVFALRAVEARAALMSQEKLLNESLDPYTFLKDVYYQRQLYELYDGNPPIKEEPDDFDEDFLENL from the coding sequence ATGATAAAAGCCGTGCTTACCGGGTTACTTGCCCTCAGCGTTGTGGGTTGTGCGCAAGTACCAGAAGAAAAACAGGATCCACGGGATCCATTGCAATCATTCAACCGTCCTATTTATGACTTCAACATGGAAGTGTTAGATGAATACCTATTACGGCCAGTGACGGAAGGCTATATTGCTGTTACCCCGGCGCCTGTGCGCAGTGGTGTGGTTAACTTTACCACCAACATTGCCGCACCTACCGATGCGGTAAACGCCGCACTGCAAGGTAAAGCCGATGATACCGCAATTAATGTGGCGCGTTTTTTGGTCAACTCCACTGTCGGTATATTGGGTATTTTCGATGTCGCTAAAACCTTAGGCCTTGAGCACCAAGACGAAGACTTTGGTCAAACCTTAGGTGTCTGGGGCGTAGGGGACGGCGCCTACTTGATGGTGCCGGGTATGGGCCCATCCACGGTGCGTAATGTCACCGGCGATGTGGTTGACAACGTAGTGTTGCCAGAAATTGCACTGACCACGCCGCAAACTATCTTAGTGTTTGCGCTGCGCGCGGTGGAAGCGAGGGCAGCCTTGATGTCGCAAGAAAAACTCTTAAACGAATCTTTGGATCCCTATACCTTCTTAAAAGACGTTTATTATCAACGTCAGCTGTATGAGCTGTATGATGGCAACCCGCCAATCAAAGAAGAGCCAGATGACTTTGATGAAGACTTCTTAGAAAACTTGTAA
- a CDS encoding TonB-dependent copper receptor: MKRTLLSLSLFAAISLPVLADDVERIVVIAPMQTPLSLDTDPKAVRQPLPAQDGADLLASIPGFSLVKKGGASADPVFRGMAGSRLAIIANNGQTLGGCGSRMDPPTAYITPQSYDSLKVIKGPQTVLHGAGSSAATIIFERDKTRLAKAEVEGFSNLVVSDQGRHSFNSDLKFGNTQGFARIAANYSDSNDYDDGNGNSVHSAYQRWNLDIELAYTPSDDAFYSISLGNSDAEVAYADRMMDGSLFDRQHIAIDVQLDNLSTTIDSLAFSAYHNEIDHIMDNFSLRPLVANKMMPTPTASNPDRTTLGAKLTLTSTVSPTSTLVYGVDHQHNEHRLRKSMQALTRPVSQLPRKSDATFQQLGAFMELEYHLSDNSQWLSGLRVDDWQSQDKRSAISVMMQTKPNPTAFSKRTETLFSGFTRYQAQSKHSSYFVGVGLTERMPDYWELIGAARGSESSISAFNVDIEQSKQFDVGVLHQHKQTNISVSAFYNQTDDYVLIDNNFMTMAMPRNVTRNIDAESFGMEAEVRWQLNKQLQLSSSMSYVKGNNLSDQQPLAQQPPLEVRLAANYEFNYDWQFGALLTAIKRQHRVALGQGNIAGQDIAATSGFATLALNANYQHNDDIELSFGVDNLLDKVYAQHLSRSGAAVSGYQQTSRVNEPGRTLWANLNWRF, from the coding sequence ATGAAACGGACGCTCCTCTCGCTCAGTTTATTCGCCGCTATATCGCTGCCAGTCTTGGCAGACGATGTAGAGCGGATTGTGGTCATAGCACCAATGCAAACGCCTCTGTCACTGGATACCGATCCAAAGGCAGTTCGCCAACCACTTCCGGCCCAAGACGGGGCCGATCTGCTGGCCTCGATACCTGGTTTTTCGCTGGTTAAAAAAGGGGGAGCCAGCGCCGATCCTGTGTTTCGCGGTATGGCAGGATCGCGCTTAGCGATTATTGCCAATAATGGGCAAACTCTTGGTGGCTGTGGCAGTCGAATGGATCCACCTACCGCCTACATTACCCCGCAATCCTACGACAGCTTAAAGGTTATAAAAGGCCCACAAACGGTGCTACATGGTGCCGGCAGCAGCGCTGCGACGATTATTTTCGAACGCGACAAAACGCGCCTAGCAAAAGCAGAGGTAGAGGGTTTTAGCAACTTAGTGGTGTCGGACCAAGGACGCCATAGCTTCAATTCAGACCTAAAGTTTGGAAACACACAAGGCTTTGCTCGCATTGCTGCGAATTACAGTGACAGTAATGACTATGACGACGGCAATGGCAACTCAGTGCATTCGGCTTATCAGCGATGGAACCTGGATATTGAGCTGGCGTATACACCGAGCGATGACGCTTTTTACAGTATTAGCCTAGGTAACAGTGATGCCGAGGTCGCTTACGCCGACCGCATGATGGATGGCAGTCTATTCGACCGTCAACACATCGCCATTGACGTGCAGCTGGATAATCTTTCAACTACCATCGATAGTCTCGCCTTTAGCGCCTATCACAATGAAATTGACCATATTATGGACAATTTCAGTTTACGACCTTTAGTTGCCAATAAGATGATGCCAACGCCCACTGCATCCAACCCAGACAGAACCACACTGGGGGCCAAGCTTACCTTGACTAGCACAGTAAGCCCCACGAGCACGTTGGTTTATGGGGTAGACCATCAACATAATGAACATCGCCTGCGTAAAAGCATGCAAGCGCTCACGCGTCCAGTGTCACAACTACCCAGAAAATCAGATGCAACATTCCAACAGCTGGGTGCATTTATGGAGCTAGAATACCATCTCAGTGATAACAGCCAATGGCTATCAGGGCTTAGGGTCGATGATTGGCAAAGCCAAGATAAGCGCAGCGCTATCAGCGTTATGATGCAAACTAAACCCAATCCCACCGCATTTAGCAAGCGCACTGAAACCCTCTTCAGTGGTTTTACCCGCTATCAAGCACAAAGTAAACATAGCAGCTACTTTGTGGGTGTGGGGCTCACCGAGAGAATGCCAGATTACTGGGAGTTAATCGGAGCTGCACGAGGCAGTGAAAGCAGCATATCGGCCTTCAATGTTGATATTGAACAATCCAAGCAATTCGATGTTGGGGTACTGCATCAGCATAAGCAAACCAATATCAGTGTTTCTGCTTTTTATAACCAAACCGATGACTATGTATTAATTGATAATAACTTCATGACAATGGCCATGCCTCGCAACGTGACACGCAACATTGACGCGGAAAGTTTTGGCATGGAAGCGGAAGTACGCTGGCAGCTTAATAAACAACTGCAATTATCGTCCAGCATGAGCTACGTTAAGGGCAATAACCTCAGCGATCAGCAACCACTGGCACAACAGCCACCACTGGAAGTGCGTTTAGCAGCGAATTATGAGTTTAACTACGACTGGCAGTTTGGTGCGCTACTGACAGCTATAAAGCGTCAACATCGCGTGGCGCTTGGCCAAGGTAACATTGCCGGGCAAGACATCGCGGCAACCTCTGGGTTTGCCACGCTGGCTTTAAATGCCAATTATCAACATAACGATGACATTGAGCTCAGCTTTGGGGTCGATAACTTACTGGATAAGGTGTATGCCCAGCACCTAAGTCGTTCGGGCGCGGCGGTCAGTGGCTACCAACAAACGTCACGGGTCAATGAACCAGGGCGGACCCTGTGGGCGAACCTCAACTGGCGCTTTTAA
- a CDS encoding EAL and HDOD domain-containing protein → MYFYAARQPIFDAHKELVSYELLFRDGIDNVFPDIDGNEATSRLVEGSQFTFGLEELSNNYPAHINFTLETLLKGYVQMLAPDQVVIEVLETVQPGKRLLACIKELHELGYVIALDDYQHQGVWRHFYPYIKQLKIDINHCSEEQIATIKAAIKPFEQIQLIAEKVETYEQFEQAKQWGFQYFQGFFFAKPEVVKTKALAPSEMAMAELLYETSKVEPDLAKITDVFQRDVNLSYKLLRYANSAVFKRRTEIATIKQALVVLGNEELRRLISLLFAAQLSTDKPLALLSLSLLRAHFMEAVAKQAAKLSDTGSAFLIGMMSLMDAILDDDMENLLANLPLAQEIKATLLQQPTSYSNYLLLAQAMEQGDWSQVESLSAKLDLTSQQVASIYQQSQHWSDTQVAAIAS, encoded by the coding sequence ATGTATTTTTACGCAGCTCGACAACCCATTTTCGACGCTCATAAAGAATTGGTCAGTTACGAATTACTCTTTCGCGACGGCATTGATAATGTCTTTCCCGACATCGACGGCAACGAAGCCACCAGCCGTTTGGTCGAAGGAAGTCAATTCACCTTTGGCTTAGAAGAGCTTAGTAACAATTACCCTGCCCACATTAATTTTACGCTTGAGACTTTGTTAAAGGGCTACGTGCAAATGTTGGCCCCCGATCAGGTGGTCATTGAAGTACTGGAAACTGTGCAACCTGGCAAGCGGCTGCTTGCTTGCATTAAAGAGCTCCATGAACTGGGCTACGTGATAGCGCTGGATGACTACCAGCATCAAGGGGTATGGCGTCACTTTTACCCCTACATTAAACAGCTAAAAATAGACATTAACCACTGCTCAGAGGAACAAATAGCAACCATAAAAGCAGCTATTAAACCCTTTGAGCAAATCCAACTCATCGCCGAGAAAGTGGAAACCTACGAGCAGTTTGAGCAAGCTAAACAATGGGGGTTTCAATACTTCCAAGGCTTTTTCTTCGCCAAACCGGAAGTGGTAAAAACCAAGGCTCTGGCCCCCTCTGAAATGGCGATGGCGGAATTACTTTATGAAACCTCGAAGGTTGAACCGGATCTCGCTAAAATTACCGATGTCTTTCAACGTGATGTCAATCTAAGCTATAAACTTTTACGCTACGCTAACAGCGCCGTATTTAAGCGCAGAACGGAAATTGCAACCATTAAGCAAGCTCTGGTTGTGCTTGGCAATGAAGAGCTTAGGCGGTTAATTTCGTTACTGTTTGCCGCTCAGTTAAGTACCGACAAACCGCTGGCATTATTATCACTTTCTTTGCTACGCGCGCACTTTATGGAGGCAGTGGCAAAGCAAGCCGCAAAGCTTAGCGACACCGGCAGTGCCTTTTTAATTGGCATGATGTCGTTGATGGATGCCATATTAGACGACGACATGGAAAATTTACTGGCTAATTTACCCTTGGCACAAGAAATAAAAGCCACCCTATTACAGCAACCCACCAGTTACAGTAATTACCTCTTGCTAGCCCAAGCCATGGAGCAAGGAGACTGGAGTCAGGTAGAAAGCCTCAGTGCTAAACTCGACCTCACAAGCCAGCAAGTGGCCAGCATTTATCAACAATCGCAGCATTGGAGTGATACACAAGTTGCCGCGATAGCCAGCTAA
- the putP gene encoding sodium/proline symporter PutP, with amino-acid sequence METGTIISLALYFIVMLGIGLYAFKKSTSDVSGYMLGGRSLPPSVAALSAGASDMSGWILMGLPGAMFLTGFSSTWIAIGLVIGAWLNYLLVAPRLRVYTEYANDAITIPDYFANRFEDKGNALRIVSALVIIVFFTLYTSSGVVAGGKLFESSFGLSYESGLYITTGVVVLYTLFGGFLAVSLTDFVQGCIMFVALILVPLVTFSLLDNPLSQTLNEVNPEMLTWIGSAGAISIISAMSWGLGYFGQPHIIVRFMSVRSVKDMPTARRIGMTWMVVAALGAVGTGLFGAAYAHEKGIEVADAETIFLILSQLLFHPLIAGFLLAAILAAIMSTISSQLLVSSSSLTEDFYKIFVHREASDKELVLVGRLSVLAVALAAIYLAYDRDSSILDLVSNAWAGFGSAFGPLILISLFWKRMNFAGALAGMISGAVTVLVWIYGPFTIDGQPLSATLYEIVPGFIVATIAIVVVSLATKEPSNEVQTLFDKVEKSLD; translated from the coding sequence TTGGAGACAGGTACGATAATCTCTCTGGCACTGTACTTTATAGTGATGTTGGGAATTGGGTTATACGCATTTAAGAAGTCAACCAGTGATGTATCTGGCTATATGCTAGGCGGACGGAGTTTACCACCAAGTGTTGCTGCATTGTCAGCAGGCGCATCAGACATGAGTGGCTGGATCTTAATGGGCTTACCTGGAGCGATGTTCCTTACTGGGTTTAGCAGTACTTGGATAGCCATAGGCTTAGTGATTGGTGCGTGGTTAAACTATTTACTGGTTGCCCCACGTCTTCGGGTCTATACCGAGTACGCCAATGATGCCATCACCATTCCAGATTACTTTGCCAATCGTTTTGAAGACAAAGGCAATGCACTGAGAATTGTTTCGGCGCTGGTCATCATTGTTTTCTTTACGCTTTATACTTCTTCAGGCGTGGTTGCAGGTGGTAAGCTGTTTGAAAGCTCGTTTGGCTTAAGTTATGAAAGTGGCCTTTATATTACCACCGGCGTGGTGGTGCTTTACACTCTGTTTGGTGGCTTTTTAGCCGTAAGTCTGACGGACTTTGTGCAAGGCTGTATTATGTTTGTGGCATTGATACTGGTGCCCTTAGTTACCTTCTCGTTATTGGACAATCCACTTTCTCAAACCTTGAATGAAGTGAACCCAGAAATGCTAACCTGGATTGGCTCTGCCGGTGCTATCAGCATTATTTCGGCCATGTCGTGGGGTCTGGGTTATTTCGGTCAGCCGCACATTATTGTCCGCTTTATGTCGGTACGTAGTGTGAAAGACATGCCTACGGCGCGTCGTATAGGTATGACGTGGATGGTTGTAGCGGCATTGGGTGCGGTTGGTACCGGTTTATTTGGTGCGGCATATGCCCATGAAAAAGGCATTGAGGTGGCGGATGCGGAAACCATCTTCTTAATCTTATCTCAGCTGTTGTTCCACCCACTGATTGCGGGCTTCTTACTGGCGGCAATCTTAGCGGCTATCATGAGTACCATTTCGTCGCAGTTATTGGTGAGTTCTAGCTCACTCACTGAAGACTTTTATAAAATCTTCGTGCACCGTGAGGCGTCGGATAAAGAGCTGGTGTTAGTAGGGCGCTTAAGTGTGCTTGCTGTCGCACTTGCTGCTATTTACTTAGCCTACGACCGCGATAGCTCTATTTTGGATTTAGTGAGTAATGCTTGGGCTGGCTTTGGCTCGGCATTTGGTCCACTTATTCTGATTAGCTTGTTCTGGAAGCGAATGAACTTTGCAGGTGCTTTAGCGGGTATGATCTCTGGTGCCGTGACGGTGCTGGTTTGGATTTACGGACCATTCACCATCGATGGTCAGCCATTAAGCGCAACGCTTTATGAAATTGTACCTGGGTTTATTGTTGCCACTATCGCGATTGTAGTAGTGAGCTTGGCGACCAAAGAGCCTAGCAATGAAGTGCAAACCTTGTTTGATAAAGTTGAAAAGTCGTTAGACTAA
- the bcp gene encoding thioredoxin-dependent thiol peroxidase, translated as MNTLQAGDKAPLFSLQNQDGETVSLEALLKEHNVLVYFYPKASTPGCTVQAENLRDQKAELAKFNTVAVGISPDPIKRLKNFETKKELNFDLLSDEDHAIADEFGVWGLKKFMGKEYDGIHRISFLVSQDGNIKHVFNKFKTKEHHQVVLDYLAENS; from the coding sequence ATGAACACTTTACAAGCGGGTGATAAAGCCCCTCTATTTTCTTTGCAGAACCAAGACGGAGAAACCGTATCTCTTGAAGCCCTGCTTAAAGAGCATAACGTACTGGTTTATTTCTACCCTAAAGCTTCAACACCAGGCTGTACTGTGCAGGCTGAAAACCTTCGTGATCAAAAGGCTGAACTTGCTAAGTTCAATACCGTTGCAGTGGGAATAAGCCCAGATCCCATCAAGCGCCTAAAGAACTTTGAAACTAAAAAAGAGCTTAATTTTGATTTGTTGTCCGATGAAGATCATGCCATTGCTGATGAATTTGGCGTCTGGGGCCTGAAGAAGTTCATGGGCAAAGAGTACGATGGTATTCACCGCATTTCATTTTTGGTCTCTCAAGACGGCAACATTAAACATGTGTTTAATAAGTTTAAGACCAAAGAACATCACCAGGTGGTGTTAGATTATTTGGCTGAAAACAGCTAA
- a CDS encoding glycine cleavage system protein R — MTMHANHQLVLTAIGEDRSGIVGELTQLVSDCNCNIIDSRIAILGNEFTFIMLLSGDMASISRVEHTLPAKGMELGLLTMMKRTSSHVRGEYSAGYTLEYEGVDSPGTLSKVTRFFAAQGVNICSLRSDTFEQQDNLHMRCELEFNIPVDVDIDEFKVQFEDLSHSLNVDYIFRRIR, encoded by the coding sequence ATGACCATGCATGCAAACCATCAACTTGTGCTGACCGCAATAGGTGAGGACAGATCAGGGATCGTTGGTGAATTAACGCAACTTGTTAGTGACTGTAACTGCAATATTATTGACAGCAGGATTGCCATTCTAGGGAATGAGTTTACCTTTATTATGTTACTTTCAGGTGATATGGCATCCATCAGCCGGGTTGAGCACACCTTACCTGCAAAAGGCATGGAGCTGGGGCTGTTAACCATGATGAAGCGCACGTCTAGCCACGTACGAGGCGAGTACAGCGCAGGCTATACTCTAGAGTATGAAGGGGTAGACAGCCCAGGCACCCTTAGCAAAGTCACTCGCTTCTTTGCTGCACAAGGCGTGAATATTTGCTCACTTAGATCCGATACGTTCGAGCAACAAGATAACTTGCACATGCGCTGTGAGCTCGAGTTCAATATTCCTGTTGACGTGGATATTGATGAATTTAAAGTGCAATTCGAAGATCTATCTCATTCTTTAAACGTAGATTATATTTTTAGACGCATTCGCTAA
- the bamC gene encoding outer membrane protein assembly factor BamC, with amino-acid sequence MQYWIPKSLVLGIAVSLSGCSIFTNDAHHERNYRANAPVKAPEGLEQPYRDPEFAMPVAQYKSSPEPVSYRAPQQVLTAAKGSWVEQGDEAARVYFDKNDGIEDLSAFIWRAVDGVLAMHGTDYQSQDKAAGEAVTGWYSLIEPEDGWFWQETSVPSKQRFKFVVEQKEHQRTAAIRAELVDYQSDEVPLTDLLQQHLEVRAINEVIAEFDYQYRLLQVEMRKRQGVLALELGFDGDGNAALLTEQGQQAVLDRFSNFLERSAFTVIRVDRESQEVVVRYEAPEDSVWDSIWGDEVIALPIADGDYTIKVSATDDARTSITWMDAEGEVLDVNTMNSLHQALIKLLRKKGLTI; translated from the coding sequence GTGCAGTATTGGATCCCCAAATCACTGGTTCTTGGAATTGCCGTGAGTTTAAGCGGTTGTAGTATTTTCACAAACGATGCACATCATGAGAGAAATTATCGTGCCAATGCCCCAGTAAAGGCACCAGAAGGGCTTGAACAGCCTTATCGTGATCCTGAGTTTGCCATGCCTGTAGCACAGTACAAAAGCTCTCCTGAGCCTGTTAGCTATCGTGCACCGCAGCAAGTATTAACGGCCGCGAAAGGCAGCTGGGTTGAACAAGGCGATGAAGCCGCTCGGGTTTACTTCGACAAAAATGATGGCATAGAAGATCTATCCGCTTTCATTTGGCGTGCGGTTGATGGCGTTTTAGCCATGCATGGCACCGACTACCAATCACAAGATAAAGCTGCTGGAGAGGCAGTGACAGGTTGGTACTCTCTCATAGAGCCGGAAGATGGCTGGTTTTGGCAAGAAACTTCGGTGCCTTCAAAGCAGAGATTCAAATTTGTTGTAGAGCAAAAAGAGCACCAACGTACTGCTGCAATCAGAGCCGAGTTAGTGGATTACCAAAGTGATGAGGTACCATTGACCGACTTGTTACAACAGCATTTAGAAGTGCGTGCAATTAATGAAGTGATTGCTGAGTTCGATTATCAATATCGTCTTTTACAAGTTGAAATGCGCAAACGCCAAGGAGTGCTTGCCTTAGAGCTGGGTTTTGATGGTGATGGTAATGCCGCACTGCTAACCGAGCAAGGTCAACAAGCGGTGTTAGATCGCTTCTCAAACTTCTTAGAGCGCAGTGCCTTTACGGTGATACGCGTAGACAGAGAGTCACAGGAAGTGGTGGTACGTTACGAAGCGCCTGAAGACAGCGTTTGGGACTCAATTTGGGGAGATGAAGTGATAGCCTTGCCAATTGCCGATGGTGACTACACCATTAAAGTGTCGGCAACGGATGACGCCCGAACCTCCATTACTTGGATGGACGCTGAGGGGGAAGTGCTGGACGTTAATACCATGAATAGCCTCCATCAAGCGCTGATTAAGCTGTTGCGAAAAAAAGGCTTAACCATCTAA
- a CDS encoding YjiH family protein, giving the protein MINNNNATRSVLQTWFAFIVPSLIGVFLFMTPVAVGEAMTIPIAVMAKSLQAWVAPFIQQLILAIVCTTAILSLIMKLFKPQALLKVDILRHLFDVSWIWLVTRLVGMLFIVMTFFAIGPEAVHSSNTGALVLHDLLPVLFSVFILAGLLLPLLLNFGLLEMVGTLLTKVMRPLFGVPGRSAVNCVASWLGDGSVGILMTARQYEDKHYTEREAAIIGTTFSAVSITFCLVVIGQVKLEHLFAPFYLTVCAAGFVAAIIVPRLPPLRFKKDVYVDGSDHNQDSEAVPQGKGLFSHSLDVALSKAQTAPGLRGTVREGVHNALDMVFAVLPVVMAVGTLALIVAEYTPVFQILGTPFVPYLELLNVAEAEQAAQTIVVGFADMFIPSILAAGSIESDTTRFIVAAMSVTQLIYMSEVGALLLGSKIPVNLWELFVIFILRTLVTLPVIVFMAKWLIGR; this is encoded by the coding sequence ATGATAAACAATAATAATGCGACGCGCTCAGTGTTACAGACTTGGTTTGCCTTTATTGTTCCTTCATTAATAGGTGTGTTCTTATTTATGACGCCTGTTGCTGTTGGTGAGGCAATGACGATTCCTATCGCGGTGATGGCTAAGTCGTTACAAGCTTGGGTGGCCCCCTTTATTCAGCAGCTTATTTTAGCCATTGTCTGTACTACAGCCATACTCAGCTTAATCATGAAGCTGTTTAAGCCCCAAGCACTATTAAAAGTGGATATTTTACGGCATCTTTTTGATGTCAGCTGGATATGGCTAGTCACGCGGCTGGTGGGCATGCTCTTTATTGTCATGACGTTTTTTGCAATCGGCCCGGAAGCAGTGCACTCAAGTAATACCGGCGCTTTGGTGTTGCATGACTTATTGCCAGTGCTATTTTCGGTATTTATTTTAGCGGGCTTGCTATTGCCGTTACTGCTCAACTTTGGCCTGCTTGAGATGGTGGGGACGTTACTGACTAAAGTAATGCGGCCATTGTTTGGCGTGCCAGGGCGCAGTGCTGTTAACTGTGTTGCATCGTGGCTCGGTGACGGCAGTGTCGGTATTTTAATGACCGCGAGGCAGTATGAAGATAAGCATTATACTGAGCGCGAAGCGGCCATTATAGGCACCACTTTCTCAGCAGTATCCATTACTTTCTGCTTGGTGGTGATCGGGCAAGTGAAGCTGGAGCATTTATTCGCCCCCTTTTACTTAACGGTTTGTGCCGCTGGTTTTGTTGCTGCCATCATCGTGCCTCGCTTGCCGCCGTTGCGATTTAAAAAAGACGTCTACGTTGATGGCTCGGATCACAATCAAGACTCTGAAGCCGTGCCTCAGGGCAAAGGCTTGTTTTCTCATTCATTGGATGTGGCGTTGAGTAAAGCTCAGACCGCGCCTGGACTGCGAGGTACTGTTCGCGAAGGGGTTCACAATGCCCTTGATATGGTATTTGCTGTACTTCCGGTAGTAATGGCCGTGGGTACGTTGGCACTTATCGTAGCAGAATACACGCCGGTATTTCAGATTTTAGGTACGCCGTTTGTGCCATACTTAGAGCTACTTAATGTGGCAGAAGCCGAGCAGGCGGCGCAAACCATTGTTGTGGGCTTTGCCGACATGTTTATTCCTTCTATTTTGGCGGCCGGCAGTATCGAAAGCGATACTACTCGGTTTATTGTAGCGGCAATGAGTGTTACCCAGCTTATTTATATGTCAGAAGTAGGGGCTTTATTGCTTGGCAGTAAAATCCCAGTCAACTTATGGGAGCTCTTTGTTATTTTCATTCTGCGCACACTGGTCACCCTGCCTGTGATTGTCTTTATGGCTAAGTGGCTAATAGGGCGATAA
- a CDS encoding S8 family serine peptidase, which translates to MKKLTIAALITGSLVATSAYAEDFLNLQNTDKKAIKVEQADFGAYKVLAGHKLVSKSIANPDAIVGEHGEQAIVKSDVVSDKLTEGALVKNIFNGTVSTVSGNINVLLEEGQSAKAIASQLGLKVEKVFSNTGIVVFDAKNHDVLSMYKAIKQLDGVKAARIEVRSSLHEAR; encoded by the coding sequence ATGAAAAAATTAACAATCGCAGCCTTGATTACTGGTAGTTTAGTTGCAACGTCAGCATACGCTGAAGATTTTCTAAACTTACAAAACACTGATAAAAAAGCCATTAAAGTAGAACAAGCCGACTTCGGTGCTTATAAAGTACTAGCTGGCCATAAGCTAGTTTCCAAGTCTATCGCTAACCCTGATGCCATCGTTGGGGAGCATGGAGAGCAGGCTATCGTCAAATCGGACGTAGTCTCAGATAAATTAACTGAAGGTGCCTTAGTTAAAAATATCTTCAATGGTACTGTTTCTACTGTTTCTGGCAATATCAATGTATTGTTAGAAGAGGGTCAATCAGCAAAGGCCATTGCTTCGCAGCTAGGCCTTAAAGTAGAAAAGGTCTTCAGTAACACGGGCATCGTCGTATTTGATGCCAAAAACCATGATGTGTTGAGTATGTATAAGGCCATCAAACAGCTCGATGGTGTTAAAGCCGCTCGTATCGAAGTAAGAAGCTCGCTTCACGAAGCTCGATAA